The genomic segment atattttatgttaatcgattgtcaggtgaatacaaatggatcgaacaatggggtcaggtgtaaacaaaggggtttACATTGGGTAGACATGAAGGAGAAAAGAAGCTAAGGATAAGAAGGTTAAAAATAgggtacatacaaagattaattaaGCGAAGTGGGCGCTGTTTGTCGAGCAGTGTCTTCGATGTTGtttgtttcttgtgtgtgtgtgtgtgtgtgtgtgtgtgtgtgtgtgtactcacctagttgtgcttgcgggggttgagctctggctctttggtcccgcctctcaactgtcaatcaacaggtgtacaggttcctgagcctattgggctctatcatatctacacttgaaactgtgtatggagtcagcctccaccacatcacttcctaatgcattccatttgtcaaccactctgacactaaaaaagttctttctaatatctctgtggctcatttgggcactcagtttccacctgtgtccccttgtgcatgttccccttgtgttaaatagactgtctttatctaccctatcaattcccttcagaatcttgaatgtggtgatcatgtccccccttactcttctgtcttccagcgaaatgaggtttaattctcgtagtctctcctcgtagctcatacctctcagctcgggtactagtctggtggcaaacctttgaaccttttccagtttagtcttatcctagactagatatggactccatgctggggctgcatactccaggattggcctgacatatgtggaatacaaagttctgaatgattctttacacaagtttctgaataccattcgtatgttggccagcctggcatatgccgctgatgttatccgcttgatatgtgctgcaggagacaggtctggcgtgatttcaacccccaagtctttttccttctctgactcctgaagaatttcctctcccagatgataccttgtatctggcctcctgctccctacacctatcttcattacattacatttggttgggttaaactctaacaactatttgtttgaccattccttcagcttgtctaggtcttcttgaagcctcaaacagtcctcttctgttttaatccttctcataattttagcatcgtccgcaaacattgagagaaatgaatcgataccctccgggagatcatttacatatatcagaaacaacataggaccgagtacagaaccctgtggaactccactggtgacttcacgccaatcggaggtctcacccctcaccgtaactctctgcttcctattgcttagatactcccttatccactggagcaccttaccagctgcttataaacacacacacacaaagtgtgtgtgtgtgtgtgtgtgtgtgtgtgtgtgtgtgtgtgtgtttttcaagTTTCCAAACGCCTTGGTTGGGACTAGCAACTCCACTGGCATGATGCAAAGCTGGGTGCTATACcacgacaacactgtggtacAGCACTCGGCGGAGATTCTAGTACCAGCCAGAGCATCTTGAATTTCacggtatatgtatgtgtatatgtgcaaGCTTAGCAGAATTCAATTTCACATTTGTAAACGTAAATTAATCACATTATATGTAAAAGGACATAccacgaacactttatgtaggatagacgtaaatatatttatgaaTGTAAGTTATCATTTTAAAAGTTCTACAATCATCTTCTGCGGGTGAGTGTTCAATAAGTAGCGtttctgcccaaaacgctatgcgtgttacgcTATGCGTAaattatgatattattattattataaatcactgaattatatgtctaacagatctctcaccctgtccatggaggacagaggaAAACGCATATATGCTGGTAAGCATTATAaaagtgtggccacgtctgtggtagaaggtATAAATTCTAACGCTTTCCATACATTTTCCTTTCCTGCCATGCATTTAACCTCTCTCCCATGCATTTTTACTCCCATTCTTCCTCCCATGCATCCTACCTAAGTTGGCCAGTATGGCGACACAGAAAGAGGCAGATAGACAAAGTCAGGAAAACAGTGTGAGATTGAAAGCATATAAATTGAGATTTGTGTACCAGACGACGAACCGCCAGGCGAAGTGCcgccagacaacgaaccatcaggcCGACGCACCGCCCGGCCGAGTCAACGCCAAGCCGACGCACCGCCCGGCCGAGTCAACGCCAAGCCGACGCACCGCCCGGCCGAGTCAACGCCAAGCCGACGCACCGCCCGGCCGAGTCAACGCCAAGCCGACGCACCGCCCGGCCGAGTCAACGCCAAGCCGACGCACCGCCCGGCCGAGTCAACGCCAAGCCGACGCACCGCCCGGCCGAGTCAACGCCAAGCCGACGCACCGCCCGGCCGAGTCAACGCCAAGCCGACGCACCGCCAAACTACGCATTAATCATATGAAAACAAGATGACCGAGGCAGCGACTTACCATAGACGGTGAGGGTGACGATGGCTGACACAGTTGGAGAGTCGTTAAAGTCGACCCGGCACTTGTAGGTGCCAGAATCAGGCCCCCACGCGGGGTCAAGGGTCAAGCGGGTGCCGCCTGGGTCAGTCCTGAGGCGCTCTCTCAGCGAGGGGTCAACCATCTCCTCCCGCCGCTCCCCTTCACGGAGGTCAAGTCTGAGGGCAGAACAACAGGTTTTGTTTACCTTACAGCTGGcaggaagatggggggggggggagtgtgtcggTGAGAGCCAAGGGGGGAGGCGTTGGGCAAGACTTGGGTAGGGTGTGTGGAGCGAccggggtgggtgtggagcggccggggtgggtgtggagcggccggggtgtgggggggtgatcATCTATAGGAAGCATCAAGACTAACATACACCGTTGTTTATGTCATAATGGTAACACAGATTTTGCAGGAAAACGATGATTTTGGTAAATAGTAAAAGTAAAACTCACCGAAGAAACAATTGGTAAATTATTTCTTCGAATAATGCAGTGAAAATGTCCAAATGATGAATCAGGATGCGAGTTTTCTGTTTTTGTTCGTAACTTGGCAGCAACACCATTATGTCTGTCAACCATATTCGCAGCACCGTTGGTAGATAAGCATGCAAGTTTACTCATAGCCAAACCACAGAACCTGCTCGACTTTCTCCAAGATGTCCTGGCTTCTTGTTGTGTCATGCATGGGGATAAATTTAAGTAGTTCATAAAAATTAAATTTACAGTTACAGGCCCTGATGAAGGCAGCAGGCTGTGCTATTGCAGCGATGTCAACGCTCTCATAAATAGCAATAGAAAAATGTTCAAATCTTGATGATGCGGCCTTCAACTGTTTCAAATTACCTGACATTTCATCAATCTgttcagcaacagtgttccaAGTTAATGAAATAATGAATAAATCTTTAAATAAGTGTGCTTTCTCTGGACAAACAATTTGAGCCGTTTTTACAAAGCATTGCTTTACGAAATCTCCTTCACTGTAAGAATTCCCACTTATGGCGATCATTGAGCCGAGTTCATAGCTTGCAGTAACGGAAGCGACATTACCTTTCTCAATTTTCGTAAAACAGGTCTGTTGCTGTCTCAAGTTGGCATTTAATTCCTCGAGTCTTGAGACACGCACTGGGCCTTCATATGTATCGTAAGATCGATGATTCGTTTCATAATGTCTTTTTCAAAGTGTACTCTTTTTGGCATGGCAATGCTGCTGTTGCAAATTAAACAATGTTTCTTTCCATTCACCGTTGTGCAAAAATATTGTAATTCTTATTTGCCTTTAAAACACTCGCCCTTCTTTGTTCACTTTCCTTTTTCACTTAGCTGGAGGAGCACCAGCCATTTTAAAGATGATGTGGAATATGAGAAGAAAAAAATCACTGGTTAAAAATCTTATCAAAATTTAGGTCAGCTTAACAGTTAAGAGTCATGTTTAGTTTTACAAGTCTTAACTCGCTTGCCTCATAGCTGCGTTCATGTTCCTTTTGTCCTTTTGAAATCTATTAAAAGGTGATAGATTAAATTATACAAACTGCAATTTTGGCCGTTAAATGACCGTATTGTTAAATGACCAAATTCTTTGTGCGGCCGCAGGTGTTTGCAAAGAGCCACATGTTTGACATGCCTGATTCTACAACACTTTCGATGGGGTATCGGGAACACTGACCCACTGTCCATTATATGATCCTCAAAACTCAGATTGCACTACACTTTGTACAGTCATCAAGTAACTTGGGAGACTAGGAGACTTGGGATGACTAGTGACCTTAATTAGGCTCTTAGCCAAGGCAATAATACACCAGTAGTTACATTGCTTCTTCTTCACTACTCCGGTACTACAGCCTCTTGCTCGGTACACACACTTCCTCCTGAGTGTGTCTAATGCGTCTCATTCAGCTGAGGAGCAGCTGAATTATCCTTTAGCGTAGCTTCACCCACTCATGTGTCCCACAATGTATGTCATATTGAGGTTCAGCATTGGTACTGGTCATCAATAATAAATAACATACACAAACAAATGATATGGAATTTAATGCGTTAAAAATACTGTAAAGTTACAATACTCTCCTTACACTTCAGTTGCCACTGAACCAACTGATTGGTGCCTATGCTGCTAAGCTGGTCGCAGTCAGTTAAACTCAAGAGCCTACTCCACCGCATGCACCCCAACACAGTGGAATCTTTCTCGCGCGTAAGCGTCCTCATTAGGGGCCAGGAAATTGCAACTGGTGACACACTCACTCTCGGTAAAATCTGCTGGAGAATGTTCACTTCTTGCATTGGTCTGAGATGAAGATGTCACTCTGTCTTTTTCCTATTGctctggcccatagaaatgcaacgATCCATTTTCAAACAACCAAGCACTTACAAAGACTGGTGGCGGGAGCTATGTGGATTTGGCATTGTCTCACTACACAAGTTGTGCTCCGGTGATTGATGAAATCTATCCGCCAAAGACTGAAGGTAACGTTGGAAGCAGGTTGATGAGGAGCTCGGTAGAGTAGGGCATGTCCTGATCAATAATGGATACTCTAATGGAAATCAAAAAGGTGGTTACCTGCCATGTGACTTCAGATACAACAAACAACAGGTCATCATCGGTCCCTACTATTAAAATATTCTACAGGAACATCTTCTCCACGGTTCACAAAACGAAAGAGAGGGTCCTGAAAAATATTATTGATAGAAATGTGACTGCTACTGACACCAACCAGAAGATTAAACTAATAATATACTATAAGAGCCCCGTGTTCCTCGCCATTTCCCCCTcctccatccccttgtcctcccaaccattccccagtcccctcgtcctcccagtctttccccctcctggtcccgtcatcctccccaccatttcccctccCCGTCCCGTCatcctccccgtcccctcgtcctccccaccatcccccactcccccgtcccctcgtccacccgaaaattccccccccctccaacatcccctcgtcctcccacacCATTCTCCCCACCCCTGTCCTCTCGTCGTCCCCTGCCATCCCCACAATCCCCCGTCCCTTCGACCTCACTACTAATGCCCACAACCCCTCATCCACTCGTtcaccccaccatcccccactactccatcccctcatcctccccaccattcccctttcCCTcgaccctcgtcctccccatcattctctcacatgaaaaacacagtttaaaaaaaaacatgtttttacctgtcacagacgtgacatctatatagattgTATTTAAAAACGTgtgtattcaaatgcaacgttgttgtatttgaatttcaaagcaatcggtgaagacatttcggagatttccctcacatgaaaaacacacagcatgtgttgcttttacttccaacagatggccctgtttttaaaaaaccatgtttttacatggcacagacgtgacatctatatagtaggtatataaaaatacgcacatattcgaatgcaactttgtgtcaaaatttcaaagcaatcggtgaagagctttcggagattagcgattttgaacaaacgaacatttacatttttatttatatagactagttgCACCCGCCCACAGCAACTTTCTcccgtctcccagtcctcccctcaattcctcccttcccctcgtcctccacaccacctcccatttccctgtcccctcgtcctccctgatattcccccccccccctcccccatccccttgtcctccccaccattctccatttccttGTAccctcctccccactattcccatacccctcgtcctctccaccattatcccctccccttatccctcatcctccccaccataccccactcccttgtccgatgcattcccaaatgatctgatgttcccaacaGAAAActggaaacatcaaatgatctgatgttcccatcactgaaataagaaaaataattaaacggaatgaaaaacaatgacaaaataaaaaaataaactatactcacgaaatgaatggtatggtaaacaacacagttcaattccagggcaatgtcacacaaaataatgaaatcaaaatgaaaataaatcaaaatcgatgaaatttcaatttatcattgcaatcagaaacattgacatggaatcataacatatttagtatagcgagtgttgctcttacgtgcaacatatagcactgtttttcaaacaaagcatggtttttacctatcacaggtgtggcatctatacttatactcacgaaatgaacggtatggtaaacaacatagctcagttccaacgcaatgtcacacaaaataattaaatcaaaatgaaaataaatagaaatatacgaaaatttaaTGTcaattgttatgatcccaggtagccgaaaaacgagtctcccctttgaaaattattctatcaagcctgacctgactaggaggtcggaaatacagacatgaagattcatatatAAAAAtgattgggtaaattttacacggagtttaagattatgagcagtaaataaggaaatagataaatgactggttaggagatgtggatagtttgctggaggcgtgaggctcgtttctggagggatttgacctcacttgaggccagacatcacagggggaaagccgcgcttcgttgagctcccatcagaagggaacccctagtgatatatctctaagagaagagaagtgtgtagacgtgccagctgtagaatcgagctgggaacgttgtggtctcaagtcctggtcgacgagaagagtattaaaccgcccagaggcattatcgtgggccgtggtagcgccctgaccaagcttcgtcagagggaggagcgccctcgattagacaatctgtggtttgtctttggggaagaagttgctgagaacttcgaagccagcacagatgaagtagttgatgagactccaaggtagtggaggcgaggacctcgagctgtgaggagaagcagtgaagagga from the Procambarus clarkii isolate CNS0578487 chromosome 10, FALCON_Pclarkii_2.0, whole genome shotgun sequence genome contains:
- the LOC138363202 gene encoding uncharacterized protein, translating into MIAISGNSYSEGDFVKQCFVKTAQIVCPEKAHLFKDLFIISLTWNTVAEQIDEMSGNLKQLKAASSRFEHFSIAIYESVDIAAIAQPAAFIRACNCKFNFYELLKFIPMHDTTRSQDILEKVEQVLWFGYE